Proteins encoded within one genomic window of Pseudomonadota bacterium:
- a CDS encoding aspartyl/asparaginyl beta-hydroxylase domain-containing protein — translation MSDTAIATGPFGRIRAAGAYVFRKTVFWIGFYIRPPIHWFIGLFSKVGNPPVFERDVFDWTSRLEADWEAIRDEALAVCRPEDIPPLREVSPDHSRIATDEKWKVFFLYGYRYEIEENTARCPRTSELVRSVPGLISAFFSIHTPGTHLPRHYGPTNGMITCHLGLQIPKDKHACRINIDDSPYSWENGKFLIFDDTYYHEVWNDTDENRIVLLMHVERPLRQPGKAIADGFLWLATKSPFIQATLKALDDWKDTKQSKA, via the coding sequence ATGTCGGACACCGCTATCGCCACCGGCCCCTTCGGCCGGATCCGCGCCGCCGGCGCGTACGTGTTTCGCAAGACGGTCTTCTGGATCGGCTTCTACATCCGTCCGCCCATCCACTGGTTCATCGGCCTGTTCTCCAAGGTGGGCAACCCGCCAGTCTTCGAGCGCGACGTGTTCGACTGGACCTCACGGCTGGAGGCCGACTGGGAGGCCATCCGCGACGAGGCCCTCGCCGTCTGCCGCCCCGAGGACATCCCCCCGTTGCGCGAGGTGTCGCCGGATCACAGCCGCATCGCCACCGATGAAAAATGGAAGGTGTTCTTCCTCTACGGCTACCGCTACGAAATCGAAGAGAACACGGCACGCTGCCCGCGCACGAGCGAGCTGGTGCGATCCGTGCCCGGCCTGATCTCGGCATTCTTCTCCATCCACACGCCCGGCACGCACCTTCCGAGGCACTACGGCCCCACCAACGGCATGATCACCTGCCACCTCGGCCTGCAGATCCCCAAGGATAAGCACGCGTGCCGCATCAACATCGATGACTCACCCTACAGCTGGGAGAACGGCAAGTTCCTGATCTTCGACGACACCTATTACCACGAGGTGTGGAACGACACGGACGAGAACCGCATCGTGCTGCTGATGCACGTGGAGCGGCCGTTGCGTCAGCCCGGTAAGGCCATTGCGGATGGGTTCCTTTGGCTGGCGACGAAGAGTCCGTTCATCCAGGCCACGCTGAAGGCGTTGGATGACTGGAAGGATACGAAGCAGAGCAAGGCCTGA
- a CDS encoding PEP-CTERM sorting domain-containing protein: MRLPLLASLLLTASLGITPSMAAPIDFTETSDIGGAGTLSLGALGVGVNTASGSLIEFDADSFTFTLLDGLQVDSLELFVSDHRDSRVSGTSVSYRFDDSIIGSLPDNGSLGLLSDPLALAGEYRLRVAHEGGIPNAFSNWRWNITVSQAVPEPSTVALFGLGGLLLAGRRRQAGLRPRPPTYA; encoded by the coding sequence ATGCGCTTACCTCTGCTTGCTTCGCTACTGCTTACCGCCAGCCTCGGGATCACGCCTTCTATGGCGGCCCCCATCGACTTCACCGAGACCTCGGACATCGGTGGCGCTGGCACTCTTTCGCTCGGGGCGCTAGGGGTAGGTGTCAACACCGCCAGTGGCTCGCTGATCGAATTCGACGCCGACAGTTTTACCTTCACCCTGTTGGACGGCCTGCAGGTTGACTCCCTTGAGCTTTTCGTCTCGGACCACAGGGATTCAAGGGTCTCTGGAACCTCTGTCTCATACCGATTTGACGATTCCATCATAGGCAGCCTGCCCGATAACGGTTCGCTGGGACTGCTGTCCGACCCCCTCGCGCTCGCTGGCGAGTATCGATTGCGGGTGGCGCACGAGGGGGGAATTCCCAATGCATTCTCCAACTGGCGCTGGAACATCACAGTAAGTCAGGCGGTCCCGGAGCCTTCGACTGTTGCCTTGTTCGGCTTGGGAGGCCTTCTCCTCGCGGGCCGGCGACGCCAAGCGGGACTGCGGCCGAGGCCTCCTACGTACGCCTAG
- a CDS encoding tetratricopeptide repeat protein, with protein sequence MSLFGELKRRHVLRAGAAYAVTSWLLIQVAETIFPLFGFDDAAARLVVIVLAIGFIPAMVFAWAFEITPSGIRRESEVDDSQTHAPYAGRTLDRIVMVVLALVLGYFAFDKFVLEPARDEATQARLTERFEKARQQGQTDALLESYGGKSIAVLPFLNMSGDAGDEYFSDGISEELLNLLAKVPELRVISRTSAFAYKGKSINLSQVAQELRVAHILEGSVRRAGSRVRITAQLIDARADTNLWSETYDRELTDIFTIQDEISAMVVSKLKLALLGDAPKARETDTDAYVMCLQANYLNGQGRPDSLARANDLYTQALAIDPTYIDALDGLASNYVNQVLYGVTSADEGLGLAREAVRQVLAIDPDNAKAHARLGRIASASGNDELAEAAQHYQRAMALAPTDLGVLANAGTVLAYLGRVDEAIVLEEYVNALDPVDPRSYWTLGTYYRYAGRLDDAISAYRSVLRLSPDFVGAHYMLGEVLLLNGNPEGALAEFLLEEGDEQYQVKGQALALHALGRKADFDTKMIELIKRWGGEWPSEVAQVYAYIGDADAAFGWLDKAIAQNEVGLNEQFLNPLYASLHDDPRWGDFQGRVGSSSAQRDAIAFAVPETVPGF encoded by the coding sequence TTGTCCCTGTTCGGTGAGTTGAAGCGCCGTCACGTCCTGCGTGCCGGGGCCGCTTACGCCGTGACATCCTGGCTGCTCATCCAGGTGGCCGAGACCATCTTCCCACTGTTCGGCTTCGACGACGCGGCTGCGCGCCTCGTTGTCATCGTCCTGGCTATCGGCTTCATCCCGGCGATGGTCTTCGCCTGGGCTTTCGAGATCACCCCATCCGGTATCCGGCGGGAATCCGAAGTCGATGACTCGCAGACGCACGCGCCGTACGCGGGGAGGACTCTGGACCGAATCGTTATGGTCGTGCTGGCGTTGGTGCTTGGGTACTTTGCGTTCGACAAGTTCGTGCTCGAGCCGGCACGCGATGAAGCGACCCAGGCACGCCTGACCGAACGTTTCGAGAAGGCTCGCCAGCAGGGTCAGACCGATGCGCTGTTGGAGTCTTACGGTGGCAAGTCCATCGCTGTGCTGCCCTTTCTCAACATGAGCGGTGATGCCGGCGATGAGTATTTTTCTGACGGCATCTCAGAAGAGCTGTTGAATCTGTTGGCAAAGGTACCAGAACTGCGCGTGATATCGCGGACGTCCGCCTTCGCTTACAAGGGCAAGAGCATAAACCTCTCACAGGTAGCGCAGGAGTTGCGCGTCGCCCACATCCTAGAGGGATCGGTGAGGAGAGCTGGCAGTCGGGTGCGCATTACCGCACAACTCATCGACGCGCGCGCCGACACCAACCTGTGGTCCGAGACCTACGACCGCGAACTGACCGACATTTTCACCATTCAGGACGAAATCTCGGCCATGGTGGTGAGCAAGCTCAAACTGGCGTTGCTGGGGGATGCGCCGAAGGCCCGGGAGACGGACACCGACGCCTACGTGATGTGCTTGCAGGCGAATTACCTGAACGGCCAGGGCAGACCCGACAGCCTGGCCCGAGCCAATGATCTGTACACGCAGGCACTTGCCATTGACCCCACCTATATCGATGCGCTGGACGGTCTTGCGAGCAACTACGTCAATCAAGTGCTGTACGGCGTGACGTCAGCGGACGAGGGGCTGGGCCTGGCACGAGAGGCCGTGCGCCAGGTACTGGCGATCGACCCTGATAACGCCAAGGCACACGCACGGCTTGGCCGCATCGCATCCGCTTCCGGCAACGACGAGCTGGCCGAGGCGGCGCAGCACTACCAGCGCGCCATGGCGCTGGCCCCCACTGACCTGGGCGTCCTCGCCAACGCGGGCACCGTGTTGGCCTACCTTGGCCGGGTCGACGAAGCCATCGTGCTGGAGGAGTACGTCAATGCGCTCGATCCGGTGGACCCACGAAGCTATTGGACGCTGGGCACGTACTATCGCTACGCAGGGCGCTTGGACGATGCGATCTCGGCCTACCGGTCGGTGCTGCGCCTGAGCCCGGATTTCGTCGGTGCGCATTACATGCTGGGAGAAGTGCTGCTGCTTAACGGCAACCCCGAGGGCGCGCTCGCCGAGTTCCTGCTGGAGGAAGGTGACGAGCAGTATCAAGTCAAAGGGCAGGCCCTGGCATTGCACGCGCTCGGGCGCAAGGCTGACTTCGATACAAAGATGATAGAGCTGATCAAACGTTGGGGAGGCGAATGGCCATCGGAGGTGGCTCAGGTCTACGCCTACATCGGCGACGCCGATGCAGCGTTCGGCTGGCTTGACAAGGCCATCGCCCAAAACGAGGTTGGCCTGAACGAGCAGTTCCTCAATCCGCTCTACGCTTCCCTGCATGACGACCCGCGCTGGGGAGACTTCCAGGGGAGGGTGGGCTCCTCGTCGGCTCAGCGAGATGCAATTGCATTCGCGGTGCCGGAGACGGTACCCGGCTTCTAG
- a CDS encoding type IV toxin-antitoxin system AbiEi family antitoxin domain-containing protein, which produces MARSDSSPETRWDDLYGLAEAQSGHFSARQAADIGFYPQRLRKYLLSKRIERVRRGIYRLTHFPPSDDEELVVYWLWTEREGVYSGETALNLHELSNALPTRQHITLPESWRSRRLRVPKGIVLHFSDIPDTERTWAGPVPVTKAQRTIEDCIEMHVQPDLIEQAIAQAKARGLITKATATKLAKKPDSRR; this is translated from the coding sequence ATGGCGCGCTCCGACTCTTCCCCAGAGACCCGTTGGGATGACCTCTACGGCCTAGCCGAGGCCCAATCCGGGCACTTCAGCGCACGGCAAGCCGCCGATATCGGGTTCTATCCTCAGCGCCTGCGCAAGTACCTGCTCTCCAAACGTATCGAGCGTGTTCGTCGAGGAATCTATCGGCTCACCCACTTCCCGCCGAGCGATGATGAGGAGCTGGTGGTCTACTGGCTCTGGACCGAACGCGAAGGTGTCTACTCGGGGGAGACCGCGCTCAACCTCCACGAACTGTCCAACGCATTGCCCACTCGACAGCACATTACGCTTCCCGAGTCTTGGCGATCACGTCGGCTACGGGTTCCAAAAGGTATCGTGCTGCATTTCTCCGACATCCCGGATACTGAACGCACCTGGGCCGGACCGGTTCCCGTCACTAAGGCTCAGCGCACTATCGAAGACTGCATCGAGATGCATGTGCAGCCGGATCTCATCGAGCAGGCCATTGCGCAGGCGAAAGCCCGTGGGCTCATCACCAAAGCCACGGCGACGAAGCTTGCAAAGAAGCCCGATAGCAGAAGATGA
- a CDS encoding outer membrane lipoprotein-sorting protein: ATPVTEADLGEPLWGTSVRPEDLFESFWDWPRHATIGATSAGRRDCWIVESYQHEDKPFPAVRSCVGVEEDIPLVIERFDAEGELIARIRADKLIFREDRGWLPVVLTVETPATQERATIRFTRSDRDVVYTPEEFTPEGVRALSAPAS; the protein is encoded by the coding sequence CGCCACCCCGGTTACCGAGGCCGACCTCGGCGAGCCCCTGTGGGGCACCTCCGTGCGGCCGGAGGACCTGTTCGAGTCCTTCTGGGACTGGCCGCGCCACGCCACCATCGGCGCGACCAGCGCCGGCCGCCGGGATTGCTGGATCGTCGAGTCCTACCAGCACGAGGACAAACCCTTCCCTGCCGTGCGCTCCTGCGTCGGCGTGGAGGAGGACATCCCGCTGGTCATCGAACGCTTCGACGCCGAGGGCGAACTGATCGCGCGCATTCGCGCCGACAAGCTCATCTTCCGCGAAGATCGCGGCTGGCTGCCGGTGGTCCTGACCGTGGAGACGCCGGCCACCCAGGAGCGCGCCACGATCCGCTTCACCCGCAGCGATCGCGACGTGGTGTACACCCCCGAGGAATTCACCCCGGAGGGCGTTCGCGCCCTGAGCGCACCGGCCTCCTAG
- a CDS encoding Fic/DOC family N-terminal domain-containing protein, translating to MDRKTGTYERSSVAGETVEAFVPLPLPPVAPPLDLSGALSKQLDEAAERLRLLELAGDLVPSIEWFVYAFVRKEAVLSAQIEGTQATLMDLFEVEAGAAAPGDPDIEEVCGYVDALQYAWSELERDDGLPLSMRLLSNAHAKLLSGARGASKQPGEVRRSQNWIGGTRPGNAAFVPPPPHRLPALLSDLERAIHEPSELPPLVRVGLLHAQFETLHPFLDGNGRLGRLLVTLLLRQSGLLTRPLLYLSLYLKTHRAEYFDQLTAVRERGTWEEWLMFFLDGVAVAAEEAVATARHLNRVVEAARDRVLGSDDATLLSLRLFERLPEHPIVTVSHATRLLGCSRPAAGKAINALETSGVLRSIGDRKKNRLFVFQDYVEHLRDGTE from the coding sequence ATGGATCGTAAAACAGGTACTTACGAGCGAAGCTCGGTCGCTGGCGAGACAGTGGAAGCCTTCGTCCCGTTGCCTCTCCCGCCAGTTGCCCCCCCACTCGATCTTTCCGGTGCCCTGTCGAAGCAGCTCGACGAAGCCGCCGAACGCCTAAGACTGCTCGAACTCGCGGGTGATCTGGTCCCTTCGATCGAGTGGTTCGTCTACGCGTTCGTACGCAAGGAAGCGGTGCTATCCGCTCAAATCGAGGGCACCCAGGCGACGCTGATGGATCTGTTCGAGGTGGAAGCCGGTGCCGCAGCACCCGGTGACCCCGATATCGAAGAGGTCTGCGGGTACGTCGACGCCCTGCAGTACGCCTGGAGCGAACTCGAACGCGACGACGGACTACCCCTCTCGATGCGCCTACTGAGCAACGCCCACGCCAAGCTCTTGAGCGGAGCGCGTGGGGCGAGTAAACAGCCGGGTGAGGTGCGTCGGTCGCAGAACTGGATCGGCGGCACCCGCCCGGGCAACGCCGCCTTCGTTCCACCGCCACCGCATCGCCTCCCCGCCCTGCTCAGCGACCTCGAGCGCGCTATCCACGAGCCTTCCGAGCTGCCGCCGCTGGTTCGCGTTGGTCTTCTTCACGCACAGTTCGAGACGCTACATCCCTTCCTTGACGGCAACGGTCGCCTCGGACGACTACTGGTGACGCTCCTTCTGCGTCAATCGGGCCTGCTCACCCGGCCTCTGCTGTATCTCAGCCTCTACCTAAAAACTCACAGAGCCGAATACTTTGATCAACTCACAGCCGTTCGTGAGCGAGGCACTTGGGAGGAATGGCTCATGTTCTTCCTGGACGGGGTCGCCGTCGCTGCCGAAGAAGCGGTGGCAACGGCCCGTCATCTGAATCGGGTCGTCGAGGCCGCTCGCGACCGCGTGCTCGGGAGCGACGACGCCACGCTGCTCAGCCTGCGGCTCTTCGAACGGCTACCGGAGCACCCCATCGTCACCGTAAGTCACGCAACACGCCTCCTCGGGTGTTCACGACCGGCGGCGGGCAAGGCGATCAACGCGCTTGAGACTAGCGGAGTGCTTAGATCGATAGGGGATCGCAAGAAAAACCGGCTATTCGTGTTTCAGGACTACGTGGAGCATCTGCGGGACGGCACGGAATAG